A window of Pirellula sp. SH-Sr6A contains these coding sequences:
- a CDS encoding amidohydrolase family protein — protein MSAVAVGEEPSPDNHRIAVRVGKVITCAGEPILDGVILIENGKIQSVGPFASLTIPEGCSVIHHPDSFAMPGLIEAHSHVGGTGDLNEMVYQTNPELRNWDQIIPHNEKLKVAIAGGVTTVCFIPGSGTNMGGWGTLMKTGPGKLSEIILKAPGVLKIAQAGNPERSAGEVGSGRMGMNHVIRQQLLEGRLYVQQWDAYESGKTTVKPEFNLRLEYFKPLFHREIPVVVHTQQYQVVQSTLRMLVDEMNLKIVIDHGTFDAFKLAEEVNKRGIPVMAGPRGFWMDPANGQIRGIVVEYANRGTTLLGVNTDAPVIPQEELSFQATMAVRYGWDEEKAIRGLTIEAARALMIEDRVGSLEPGKDADIVISTGSLIDPRHYVKQVFINGKSVYDIQVDRRRF, from the coding sequence ATGTCCGCTGTCGCAGTGGGCGAAGAGCCATCACCTGATAATCATCGAATCGCCGTGCGAGTGGGGAAAGTCATCACATGCGCTGGCGAACCGATCCTCGATGGCGTTATCCTTATCGAGAACGGAAAGATCCAATCCGTAGGTCCATTTGCTAGTCTGACGATCCCAGAGGGTTGCAGCGTGATTCACCATCCCGATTCGTTCGCGATGCCTGGCCTCATCGAGGCGCATTCGCACGTAGGAGGGACTGGGGATTTGAATGAGATGGTTTATCAAACCAACCCAGAACTTCGGAACTGGGACCAGATCATTCCTCACAATGAAAAGCTCAAAGTGGCCATCGCAGGGGGTGTCACCACCGTCTGCTTTATCCCAGGTAGCGGAACCAACATGGGCGGCTGGGGAACGCTGATGAAAACTGGCCCTGGCAAACTTTCCGAAATCATCCTCAAAGCGCCGGGGGTTCTTAAGATCGCCCAAGCGGGGAACCCGGAACGGAGCGCTGGCGAGGTAGGTTCGGGTCGGATGGGCATGAATCACGTGATCCGTCAACAACTCCTCGAGGGACGTCTTTACGTTCAACAATGGGATGCGTACGAGTCGGGCAAGACGACGGTGAAACCAGAATTCAATCTGCGTTTGGAGTACTTCAAGCCCTTGTTCCATCGCGAGATCCCCGTCGTCGTACACACACAGCAATACCAAGTCGTTCAATCGACCCTCCGAATGCTTGTCGACGAAATGAATCTGAAGATCGTGATCGACCACGGGACGTTTGATGCGTTTAAGCTGGCCGAGGAGGTCAACAAGCGGGGCATACCCGTCATGGCAGGTCCTCGGGGCTTTTGGATGGACCCTGCAAATGGCCAGATTCGCGGCATCGTCGTCGAGTATGCCAATCGAGGGACGACGCTCCTCGGAGTCAACACCGACGCGCCTGTGATTCCGCAGGAGGAGCTCTCATTTCAAGCGACGATGGCAGTCAGGTATGGCTGGGATGAAGAGAAAGCCATTCGCGGCTTGACGATCGAAGCAGCTCGCGCCTTGATGATAGAGGATCGGGTCGGGTCACTCGAACCCGGCAAGGACGCGGATATCGTGATCTCGACCGGTTCGCTGATCGACCCACGTCACTATGTCAAGCAAGTCTTCATCAACGGGAAGAGCGTCTATGACATTCAAGTGGACAGGAGAAGGTTTTAA
- a CDS encoding amidohydrolase family protein, whose protein sequence is MKSPFAIKYCRWLPSRHNANALAWAVLPVVSWISVGEMLGNDAVVIRNATIHTLTDPKPLENATLLIEDGKVKSVGKDTAIPIDAQILDGTNKHVTPGFLSVFYPLTLQAENSSEETRTVVVGGRTFTLGGRSPTARGPLQKVSELIRKDAIDWRPLLRSGITTAHVIAPGYSYTAIVIPSNYSEENPSELKVLKEDGFLGVTVTNNERSLDLLRSNLKPPSSNRGSRGPSASPANNSGNAGASGPSTPPESSDEQKLWAEVREGTKPIVINCNNAATILHVESILKEFPKAKVQWIVNGADAYAARQSIRKDQSVLLLPPRIDLIPNSRVRVNVPALAAKEKIPFAIALGQRSIDLTESQASPTFALGVLIKTGLSEFEALASVTSTPAKLLGLEKTHGMIAPGSQADLILFDGPPFDVATEIETLLLEGKVVYEN, encoded by the coding sequence ATGAAAAGTCCATTTGCAATAAAATATTGTCGTTGGCTTCCATCGCGGCACAACGCTAACGCGTTAGCTTGGGCGGTACTCCCAGTTGTTTCGTGGATTTCCGTAGGCGAAATGCTTGGAAACGATGCGGTCGTGATACGAAACGCGACGATACATACCTTGACCGATCCCAAGCCATTGGAGAATGCCACCTTGCTCATCGAGGACGGCAAGGTGAAGAGCGTAGGGAAAGATACAGCGATTCCAATCGATGCCCAAATCCTCGACGGCACCAACAAACACGTCACGCCAGGATTTCTTTCCGTCTTCTATCCGCTAACACTCCAAGCGGAGAATTCGTCGGAAGAGACTCGAACCGTCGTTGTCGGGGGAAGAACGTTTACGCTAGGAGGGCGTTCTCCCACGGCCCGCGGTCCGCTACAGAAGGTATCGGAACTGATTCGAAAGGACGCGATCGACTGGAGGCCGCTCTTGCGTTCCGGAATCACCACGGCGCATGTCATTGCACCCGGCTATTCCTACACGGCCATCGTGATACCATCTAACTATTCTGAAGAGAATCCATCGGAATTGAAAGTCTTGAAGGAGGATGGATTCCTGGGAGTGACGGTGACCAACAACGAACGTAGTCTGGACCTACTTCGAAGCAATCTAAAGCCCCCGTCTTCGAATCGAGGTTCTCGCGGTCCCTCCGCTTCTCCTGCGAACAATTCAGGTAATGCAGGAGCCAGCGGCCCCTCGACTCCTCCGGAATCGTCGGATGAGCAAAAGCTATGGGCAGAAGTTCGCGAGGGGACCAAACCCATTGTGATCAATTGCAATAATGCCGCAACGATTCTTCATGTCGAGTCGATTCTCAAAGAGTTTCCAAAAGCAAAGGTGCAGTGGATTGTTAATGGAGCGGATGCGTATGCGGCGCGTCAAAGCATTCGAAAGGACCAATCGGTTTTACTCTTGCCACCTCGCATCGATCTGATTCCGAACTCTCGGGTGCGTGTGAACGTTCCTGCACTGGCTGCTAAAGAGAAGATCCCTTTTGCGATTGCCCTGGGGCAACGTTCGATCGATTTGACCGAATCCCAGGCATCCCCGACGTTTGCACTTGGGGTCCTGATCAAGACCGGACTTTCGGAATTCGAGGCGCTAGCGTCGGTTACTTCGACACCTGCGAAGTTGCTGGGACTTGAGAAGACCCACGGCATGATAGCACCAGGATCACAAGCCGATTTGATTTTGTTCGACGGTCCACCTTTTGATGTGGCTACCGAAATCGAAACGTTGCTCTTGGAAGGTAAAGTCGTTTATGAAAACTAA
- a CDS encoding amidohydrolase family protein, which translates to MKTNRSWMRLWLLGLMGCSIVGADTYAWQPPGGRGPNRGPQREDSRQRTAPSEDEKKQSAAPKPEPEWLAIVGGDVHTVSREVIRRGTVLIENGKIKAIGTNVDIPEKATRIDATGKWVTPGFIALNMSGVGVSGGADGKLADEFNPFDRNIQFSLSVGITSGAVQVRGGGQGRGRRGVEADAATVRPNDEFYEVTERFPGFDPDSSELERTSQSMERRAYGELVQLCPCCSLPILPTEPIAPTPPSPIVPQKSSVIKMSFGQLEGMLVKEVAFLDLTPGALSGATNQSAWRDQIQKAKQYLKDQAAHEQATREGKRENPPRKPVSDEILSLVKKEIALRIPASRVTEMRELCQLSKDLDYRLVIKGGIEGWVIPKDLAEANVGLTITPRVRREPRFGEEDSSGSWIELPRVLESAGIPFAVEPLEGAVSMVGLAGRDLMSLPLEAAFAVRGGASEAKALAAITLVPAAMLGLEDRLGAIEVGRDADLLILNGNPLDYRTYVETSIVNGRPRYQRDQDFVLPVYERK; encoded by the coding sequence ATGAAAACTAATCGATCGTGGATGCGACTTTGGTTGCTAGGGCTAATGGGCTGTTCGATCGTGGGCGCCGACACGTATGCGTGGCAGCCGCCCGGCGGACGTGGCCCGAATCGAGGTCCTCAGCGCGAAGATAGCAGGCAACGCACGGCACCGTCCGAAGATGAGAAAAAGCAATCTGCTGCACCCAAACCGGAGCCCGAGTGGCTTGCGATCGTTGGAGGAGATGTGCATACCGTTTCACGGGAAGTCATCCGGCGTGGGACTGTTCTTATCGAGAACGGGAAGATCAAGGCGATCGGGACTAATGTCGATATTCCAGAAAAGGCCACGCGGATCGATGCAACTGGAAAATGGGTTACTCCCGGCTTCATAGCCTTGAATATGTCCGGTGTTGGTGTTTCGGGTGGAGCGGACGGAAAGCTCGCCGATGAATTCAATCCGTTTGATCGCAATATCCAATTTTCACTTTCGGTCGGTATCACCTCGGGGGCCGTTCAAGTTCGAGGCGGCGGGCAAGGGCGAGGTCGTCGCGGTGTCGAGGCGGACGCAGCCACGGTCCGTCCAAACGATGAGTTCTACGAAGTGACAGAACGCTTCCCTGGTTTCGATCCGGACTCGAGCGAATTGGAGCGAACCTCGCAATCGATGGAACGGAGAGCCTATGGGGAATTGGTGCAGCTTTGCCCCTGCTGCAGTCTCCCGATCCTACCGACGGAGCCCATCGCTCCGACCCCTCCTTCTCCGATCGTCCCACAAAAGAGCTCGGTCATTAAGATGTCGTTCGGGCAGTTAGAGGGCATGCTCGTAAAGGAGGTCGCATTTTTGGACTTAACGCCAGGCGCGTTGAGCGGCGCGACCAATCAATCTGCCTGGCGCGATCAGATCCAGAAAGCCAAGCAATACCTAAAGGACCAAGCGGCTCACGAGCAAGCGACGCGGGAAGGGAAGCGAGAAAACCCTCCTCGCAAACCGGTGAGCGATGAAATTCTTAGTTTAGTGAAAAAGGAGATCGCCCTTCGGATTCCTGCGAGCCGTGTCACCGAAATGCGTGAGCTTTGTCAACTATCGAAAGATCTGGACTACCGGCTGGTGATCAAGGGAGGGATCGAAGGTTGGGTTATTCCTAAAGATTTAGCGGAGGCAAATGTCGGTTTGACCATCACCCCACGTGTGCGACGGGAACCCAGATTCGGTGAGGAGGATAGTTCGGGAAGCTGGATTGAATTGCCACGCGTCCTTGAATCAGCAGGGATACCATTTGCGGTGGAACCGCTCGAAGGTGCTGTGAGCATGGTCGGTTTAGCGGGACGAGATCTGATGAGTCTACCCCTCGAAGCTGCGTTTGCAGTGCGAGGTGGTGCGAGCGAGGCCAAGGCGTTAGCGGCAATCACGCTAGTTCCTGCCGCGATGCTTGGGTTAGAAGATCGGCTTGGAGCGATCGAGGTTGGCCGTGATGCGGATTTGCTCATCCTCAATGGCAATCCCCTCGATTATCGCACCTACGTAGAAACGTCGATCGTGAATGGTCGACCTCGTTACCAACGCGACCAAGATTTCGTCTTACCCGTTTACGAACGAAAATAG
- a CDS encoding IS256 family transposase encodes MKNKVFDASEPVGGNEVLKFGPVENARSVLDQIIQDGARRMLQAALENEVEAFLERHSNKVDDEGRRQVVRNGYLPSRELVTGAGTLEIQQPRVRDKSPKADDRVRFSSSILPPYLRRSKAIDELIPWLSLKGISTGDFSEALQSLTGAPVDSVSASTIVRLKEAWTKEYETWSSRDLSEKRYAYIWADGIHVNVRLEDQENQRQCLLVLMGATAEGEKELIAVRDGYRESESSWIELLSDLKSRGLKVEPQLAIGDGALGFWAAVRKVFSKIREQRCWFHKSGNVLNKLPKSAQPRAKEALHEIWMAETRENAYKAFDRFGEMYKAKYPKAWECLSKDKEELLAFYDFPAEHWKHLRTTNPIESTFSTIRLRHRKTKGSGTRQASLVMMFKLAEAAAKKWRRLDGHQHIVSLLEGKKFVNGILQVAA; translated from the coding sequence ATGAAAAATAAGGTATTCGATGCTTCTGAACCAGTGGGTGGGAACGAAGTTTTGAAGTTTGGACCCGTTGAGAACGCCAGAAGCGTCCTCGACCAAATCATCCAAGACGGGGCGAGACGGATGCTGCAAGCTGCTTTGGAAAACGAGGTCGAAGCGTTCCTCGAACGGCATTCGAACAAGGTCGACGACGAGGGAAGGCGACAAGTCGTCCGAAACGGATACTTACCTTCCCGCGAGTTGGTGACGGGTGCAGGAACACTCGAGATCCAACAGCCTCGTGTTCGCGATAAATCACCCAAGGCAGATGATCGCGTTCGATTTTCCTCCAGCATCCTTCCGCCCTACCTGCGTCGTTCGAAGGCGATCGACGAGCTCATTCCCTGGCTTTCCCTCAAAGGCATTTCCACCGGCGATTTCTCGGAAGCCTTGCAATCGTTGACGGGCGCTCCCGTGGATTCGGTGAGCGCCTCGACAATCGTTCGCTTGAAGGAAGCTTGGACGAAAGAGTATGAAACTTGGAGCAGCCGCGATCTCTCGGAAAAGCGTTATGCCTACATCTGGGCAGATGGCATTCATGTCAATGTTCGATTGGAAGACCAAGAAAATCAAAGGCAATGCCTCTTGGTCTTGATGGGGGCAACTGCGGAAGGAGAGAAGGAGCTGATCGCCGTGAGAGATGGATATCGGGAAAGCGAATCAAGCTGGATAGAGCTCCTTAGTGACCTTAAAAGCCGCGGCCTCAAAGTGGAACCGCAGCTTGCCATCGGTGATGGAGCGTTGGGCTTTTGGGCTGCCGTACGCAAAGTGTTTTCCAAGATACGGGAGCAGCGTTGCTGGTTTCACAAGAGCGGAAACGTCTTGAACAAGCTACCCAAAAGTGCGCAGCCACGCGCCAAGGAAGCCCTCCACGAAATCTGGATGGCAGAGACACGAGAGAATGCTTACAAGGCGTTTGATCGCTTCGGAGAAATGTACAAAGCGAAATACCCGAAGGCATGGGAATGTCTTTCCAAAGACAAGGAGGAGCTCCTGGCGTTTTATGATTTCCCTGCTGAGCACTGGAAGCACCTTCGCACGACCAATCCGATTGAGTCCACCTTCTCAACGATACGGTTAAGGCATCGCAAGACGAAGGGAAGCGGAACGCGTCAAGCGAGCTTGGTGATGATGTTCAAGCTTGCCGAAGCAGCTGCAAAGAAATGGCGGCGACTCGATGGTCATCAGCACATCGTATCGCTGCTCGAAGGAAAGAAATTCGTAAATGGAATCCTGCAGGTTGCCGCCTGA
- a CDS encoding cyanophycinase yields MVRLCLALILSLASGLLLSEPVFSQADVRPSNGQLIMVGGGLGVSNRSVFLDLIEAAGGTSNAKFVLLPAASLSLDAAHHFQKELSEFGIQSNQVEILNVLHSNADQATRDPVNVEKVDRATAVYMTGGDQVRLVRALTNSDGTDTPLLVAMRRLYARGGVIAGTSAGASAQSTKMLSASGLPSMFVDEGLDALDFGLTKDTISRGILVTRGLGFLQNGVIDQHFLQYRGRLARLSRVILERKIPFGIGIDRDSAIRVRSDGKVMVTGGRAIVVLADRATVQSGPTGCSLSNLNVSLISEGDCFDPLDLTFTLHSSRKPIAEEDVTFDGGFRITDIGSGYAVANALIGGLAENTQSNQEGIVLQYHDDTSHGYRYEFIKTPASKSFLSDSLDGSRYSVLHIQINISPIANGLFPAHTQHPVDLSDLGEEEKLAATAVAFRGMLTTNQGREFRPFESVTRREFAVACVRCLHLNAPKDEGLHDTNDKNRLSIELRQAMEVGFIKRVSDGELRLDEQISIQDLKLGLDKLAALYSTADSSKFRVDIAGIEESAGSTISRGRLARLLVELLFPQGFGGNSKVSSPSRLPN; encoded by the coding sequence ATGGTTCGACTCTGCCTTGCCCTGATTCTTTCCCTCGCATCTGGGCTACTGCTCTCCGAGCCAGTCTTCTCGCAGGCCGATGTAAGGCCATCGAATGGGCAATTGATCATGGTTGGAGGCGGATTGGGGGTAAGTAACCGTTCGGTCTTCCTGGATCTCATTGAAGCGGCCGGCGGCACATCCAATGCCAAGTTTGTTCTACTGCCTGCGGCTAGTCTGTCGCTCGACGCCGCGCACCACTTTCAAAAAGAGCTTTCAGAATTTGGTATTCAAAGCAACCAAGTCGAGATTTTAAATGTTCTTCACTCGAATGCCGATCAGGCAACGAGGGATCCTGTCAATGTGGAGAAGGTTGATCGTGCCACTGCGGTTTACATGACCGGAGGGGATCAAGTTCGTTTGGTTCGAGCTTTGACCAATTCCGATGGAACCGACACGCCTCTCCTCGTCGCGATGCGTCGGCTCTATGCTCGAGGAGGAGTCATTGCAGGAACGAGCGCTGGAGCTTCTGCTCAGAGCACAAAAATGCTTTCGGCTTCAGGATTGCCAAGCATGTTCGTTGACGAAGGACTCGATGCGCTCGATTTCGGATTAACCAAGGACACAATCTCGCGTGGAATCCTTGTGACTCGGGGGCTAGGGTTTCTTCAGAACGGCGTCATCGATCAACACTTTCTCCAGTACCGCGGACGCCTTGCAAGGCTTAGCCGAGTGATACTGGAACGGAAAATTCCGTTTGGCATTGGAATCGATAGAGACTCGGCCATACGTGTACGCAGCGACGGGAAGGTGATGGTGACAGGGGGCCGTGCGATCGTGGTCCTAGCTGACCGCGCAACCGTGCAGTCTGGGCCTACGGGATGTTCTCTAAGCAACCTGAACGTGTCGCTAATCAGCGAGGGAGATTGTTTCGATCCCTTGGATTTAACGTTCACGCTTCACTCGTCGCGTAAACCTATCGCAGAAGAGGACGTGACCTTTGATGGAGGGTTTCGGATTACCGACATCGGATCTGGTTACGCTGTTGCGAACGCTTTGATTGGAGGATTGGCGGAAAATACGCAGTCAAACCAAGAAGGCATTGTGTTGCAGTATCACGATGACACCTCGCATGGCTATCGATATGAATTCATCAAGACTCCCGCCAGCAAATCATTTCTTTCCGATTCGCTAGATGGATCTCGATACAGCGTTCTTCACATTCAGATCAATATCTCACCGATTGCAAATGGTTTATTCCCTGCTCATACCCAACATCCCGTCGATCTTTCAGATCTTGGTGAAGAAGAAAAGCTGGCGGCTACTGCTGTAGCGTTTCGTGGGATGCTGACGACAAATCAGGGGCGAGAGTTTCGTCCCTTCGAGTCGGTTACTCGTCGAGAATTTGCAGTTGCTTGTGTTCGATGTCTTCACTTGAATGCGCCCAAGGATGAAGGTCTTCACGACACAAACGATAAAAATCGGTTGTCGATCGAGCTCAGACAAGCGATGGAAGTGGGATTTATAAAGCGAGTTAGCGATGGTGAGCTACGGCTCGACGAACAGATTTCGATTCAAGATTTGAAATTAGGACTCGATAAACTTGCTGCGTTGTATAGTACAGCTGACTCGTCCAAATTTCGTGTAGACATAGCCGGGATCGAGGAATCGGCTGGATCGACTATTTCAAGAGGTCGCTTGGCTCGGCTTCTAGTTGAGTTACTTTTTCCTCAAGGGTTCGGGGGAAATTCAAAAGTCTCGTCACCTTCAAGATTACCAAATTGA
- a CDS encoding efflux RND transporter permease subunit yields the protein MRIAQFFIARPIFATVISLVILIVGGIAYFNLPVAQYPDVVPPTIVVRATYPGASPEVIADSVATPIEQEVNGVEDMLYMSSQCTTDGAMALTVTFKLGTDLNVAQVLVQNRVAVALPRLPEEVRRLGVTTIKSSPDLLLVIHLTSPESKYSQLYVGNYGLIQLRDSLARVDGVGDVNIIGLREYSMRIWLDPDKLAHLSMTAGDVLASLQEQNIQVASGVIGQRPVPTGGAFQLSVNTLGRLVDPEQFENIIVRSGEDGRVVRVKDVARIELGARDYSSDGNLDNSPAVAIIIAQRPGSNSLATAERVESLIADLSKSFPAGIEYKIVYNPTVFVRESIESVVHTLYEAVALVVIVVLVFLQNWRASLIPLLAIPVSLIGTFAAMSAFGFSLNILSLFGLVLAIGIVVDDAIVVVENVERHIADGLAPYQASYKAMEEVTPAVIAIAVGLSAVFIPTAFLSGLTGQFFRQFALTIAVSTMISALNSLTLAPALCAILLRPHDAPKDWFSKVWDFLFGWFFSLFNQAFEFVSRIYSQAVSWVIRHPVVPMSCYAAMIGLTVFGFQTMPTGFIPKQDMGYLITMVQLPDGASVERTTKVVERVVDIIRQHRGVAHAVSYAGYSGTTRSNSSNYGSIFVIPKPFEERKEHGPHADVIQKELQAELSKITDATVFVINPPPVRGLGTAGGFKFLVQDRLGYGYKELQKATDDLIAACKTDPTLSNVFTTFRATTPQLYANVDRTKASMLNVPIANIFEALQINLGSAYVNDFNMFGRTFQVRAQSEGEFRQFSDDITRFRVRSREGSMVPLGSLLDVEWRSGTDRVVRYNMYPAAEVQGDASFGRSSGEAIQAVERIAKEVLPQGMQIEWTDIAYQEQLAGNTAIYIFPLCVLFVFLVHSAEYESWLLPLAIIMIAPICLPFALGGLYMRSMDNNLIAQIGFIVLIGLAAKNAVLIVEFAKQLEEEGKDKYAAATEACRLRLRPIVMTSLAFILGVLPMVKAIGAGAEIRQALGTAVFAGMSGVTLVGLFLTPTFYVLLRSLGRPLSPNHSHAPTSK from the coding sequence ATGCGCATCGCTCAGTTCTTTATCGCTCGACCAATCTTTGCAACGGTCATCTCTTTAGTGATCTTGATCGTTGGTGGCATTGCCTATTTCAATCTTCCGGTCGCTCAATATCCGGATGTGGTACCTCCGACGATTGTCGTCCGTGCCACCTATCCTGGTGCTTCCCCCGAGGTCATCGCGGACTCCGTAGCGACTCCGATCGAGCAAGAAGTCAACGGAGTAGAAGACATGCTTTACATGTCTTCTCAGTGTACGACCGATGGAGCCATGGCACTCACCGTGACTTTCAAGCTTGGGACCGATCTCAATGTTGCGCAAGTCTTAGTGCAGAATCGTGTGGCGGTCGCGCTGCCCCGTCTTCCAGAAGAAGTCCGACGATTGGGCGTGACAACCATCAAATCATCGCCGGACCTTCTTTTGGTCATTCATTTGACGTCTCCGGAGAGCAAATACAGCCAGCTCTACGTGGGTAACTATGGATTGATCCAACTTCGCGACTCCTTAGCCAGAGTCGATGGAGTGGGTGATGTGAACATCATCGGTTTGCGCGAATACAGCATGCGAATTTGGTTGGATCCAGACAAGCTAGCGCACTTGTCGATGACTGCAGGGGATGTACTTGCCAGTTTGCAAGAGCAAAATATCCAAGTCGCTTCGGGTGTCATCGGTCAACGCCCAGTTCCAACCGGGGGCGCTTTCCAGTTGTCGGTCAATACGCTTGGTCGATTGGTTGACCCAGAGCAATTTGAAAACATCATCGTCCGTTCGGGGGAAGATGGCCGAGTCGTCCGCGTCAAAGATGTCGCTCGCATCGAGCTCGGTGCACGCGACTATTCGTCGGATGGCAACCTCGATAACAGTCCTGCTGTAGCCATCATCATCGCACAACGCCCAGGTTCAAATTCTCTTGCTACGGCTGAGCGGGTGGAAAGCTTAATTGCAGACTTGTCCAAGTCATTCCCGGCAGGTATCGAGTACAAAATTGTTTACAACCCCACGGTGTTCGTTCGCGAGTCCATCGAATCGGTGGTTCACACCCTTTACGAAGCGGTTGCGCTGGTAGTCATCGTAGTTCTTGTGTTTTTGCAGAACTGGCGTGCTAGCCTTATTCCACTCTTGGCGATTCCTGTTTCGTTGATTGGAACCTTCGCGGCAATGTCCGCCTTTGGCTTTTCCCTTAACATCCTATCCCTTTTCGGACTGGTGCTCGCCATTGGTATTGTCGTGGACGATGCTATCGTGGTCGTTGAGAATGTGGAAAGGCATATCGCCGATGGATTAGCTCCCTATCAAGCGAGTTACAAGGCGATGGAGGAGGTTACACCTGCCGTTATCGCGATCGCCGTTGGCCTCTCAGCCGTCTTCATCCCTACCGCTTTTCTGTCCGGATTGACGGGTCAGTTTTTTCGGCAGTTCGCTCTGACCATCGCCGTGTCCACCATGATATCGGCTCTCAATTCACTCACATTGGCTCCGGCTCTTTGCGCAATCCTTTTGCGACCGCATGATGCTCCGAAAGACTGGTTCAGCAAAGTCTGGGACTTTCTATTCGGCTGGTTTTTCTCACTCTTCAATCAAGCGTTTGAATTCGTTTCCAGAATCTACAGCCAAGCTGTGTCCTGGGTGATTAGGCACCCGGTCGTACCAATGTCTTGCTACGCAGCAATGATCGGGTTGACCGTATTCGGGTTTCAAACCATGCCGACCGGTTTTATCCCCAAACAAGACATGGGTTATCTGATCACGATGGTTCAGTTGCCCGATGGAGCGTCTGTGGAGAGGACAACGAAAGTCGTCGAGCGAGTGGTGGACATTATCCGGCAGCATCGAGGTGTCGCCCACGCCGTATCGTACGCAGGGTACTCCGGAACGACACGAAGCAATAGTTCGAACTACGGATCGATCTTCGTTATTCCCAAACCGTTTGAAGAACGAAAAGAACATGGCCCGCACGCAGATGTCATTCAAAAAGAGCTGCAGGCGGAATTATCTAAGATCACCGATGCTACGGTATTTGTAATCAACCCTCCGCCCGTTCGTGGCTTGGGAACCGCTGGTGGCTTCAAATTCCTGGTGCAGGATCGACTAGGCTACGGATACAAGGAGCTTCAGAAAGCGACCGACGACCTCATTGCGGCTTGCAAGACCGATCCAACGCTTAGCAACGTGTTTACCACCTTTCGCGCGACGACGCCCCAGTTGTATGCCAATGTGGATCGCACCAAGGCGAGCATGCTGAACGTGCCCATCGCGAATATCTTTGAAGCCTTGCAAATCAACCTCGGGTCGGCGTATGTCAATGACTTCAATATGTTTGGCAGGACGTTCCAAGTGAGAGCGCAGTCCGAAGGAGAGTTCCGACAGTTTTCGGATGATATCACTCGCTTTCGAGTGCGAAGTCGCGAAGGGAGTATGGTTCCACTCGGATCCCTGCTCGATGTCGAATGGCGCAGCGGTACGGATCGCGTGGTACGGTACAACATGTATCCCGCAGCGGAAGTACAAGGAGACGCATCGTTTGGACGAAGTTCTGGCGAAGCTATTCAAGCTGTGGAGCGAATTGCGAAAGAAGTCCTGCCGCAAGGAATGCAAATCGAGTGGACCGATATCGCCTACCAAGAACAGCTTGCTGGGAATACGGCTATTTATATTTTCCCGCTTTGCGTTCTCTTCGTCTTTCTCGTTCACTCGGCTGAGTACGAAAGCTGGTTGTTGCCCCTGGCTATCATTATGATTGCCCCGATTTGCTTGCCCTTCGCTTTGGGTGGCCTTTACATGCGGTCGATGGATAACAATCTCATCGCGCAAATTGGCTTCATCGTCTTGATCGGATTGGCGGCGAAAAACGCTGTTCTGATCGTTGAGTTTGCGAAGCAATTGGAGGAAGAAGGTAAAGACAAATACGCTGCGGCCACGGAGGCCTGCCGATTGCGATTACGACCGATTGTCATGACCTCGCTCGCATTCATTCTCGGCGTCCTTCCGATGGTGAAAGCGATAGGAGCTGGCGCAGAGATTCGGCAAGCTTTGGGTACAGCCGTCTTTGCTGGAATGAGCGGAGTTACGTTGGTCGGACTTTTTCTCACTCCGACCTTCTACGTTCTCTTGCGCAGCCTAGGACGTCCCCTTTCCCCAAACCATTCCCACGCTCCCACCTCGAAGTAA